A single window of Synechococcus sp. CBW1004 DNA harbors:
- a CDS encoding DUF4912 domain-containing protein produces the protein MATQTLRQLRQIASELGVTLYSRKTKEELLEAISARQEDSDLPIESLMRDEPPMAAPVQRSDAETRVVFLPRDPQWAYVFWDIADADRDQALAAGASQLCLRVADVTGLAPGSAHPHTLQEVVVDAHACEWYLPVPLSDRDYRVELGYRKGAAGGWISLAFSSVARVPALHPSEQILDQFVPFSLDPGNAPAPAPLTPAAADTGLHERLYQSATTGWRRLGRGSEAFHEFAEHDSSLSGEGFSASAAGVWASGRSESGAGLPPRQRSFWLVADAELIVYGATDPAARLTIGGEDVPLSPDGTFRIQVPFRDGQQLYPIEAIAADGEQRRNITLEFRRTTPEDNSNPASQAVAEWF, from the coding sequence TTGGCTACGCAGACCCTGCGTCAACTGCGCCAGATCGCGAGCGAACTCGGCGTCACGCTGTACAGCCGCAAGACCAAGGAAGAACTGCTCGAGGCGATCAGTGCCCGCCAGGAAGACAGCGATCTGCCGATCGAAAGCCTGATGCGCGACGAGCCCCCGATGGCCGCCCCCGTTCAGCGCTCCGACGCCGAGACCCGCGTCGTCTTCCTCCCACGCGATCCCCAGTGGGCCTACGTCTTCTGGGACATCGCCGACGCTGACCGCGACCAGGCCCTCGCCGCCGGTGCCTCTCAGCTCTGTCTCCGCGTCGCCGACGTCACAGGCCTCGCTCCCGGCTCCGCCCACCCCCACACCCTTCAGGAAGTGGTCGTCGATGCCCACGCCTGCGAGTGGTATCTCCCCGTTCCACTCTCCGATCGCGACTACCGCGTCGAGCTCGGCTACCGCAAGGGTGCCGCCGGCGGCTGGATCTCCCTCGCCTTCTCTTCCGTCGCCCGCGTCCCCGCTCTCCATCCCTCCGAGCAGATCCTCGATCAGTTCGTCCCCTTCTCCCTCGATCCCGGCAACGCCCCTGCTCCCGCTCCCCTGACTCCCGCCGCCGCAGACACCGGCCTCCACGAGCGCCTCTATCAATCCGCCACCACAGGCTGGCGACGCCTCGGACGCGGCTCCGAGGCCTTCCATGAATTCGCCGAACACGACTCCTCCCTCTCCGGTGAGGGCTTCTCCGCCTCCGCCGCAGGCGTCTGGGCCTCCGGTCGCAGCGAGTCCGGCGCAGGCCTCCCGCCCCGCCAGCGCTCCTTCTGGCTCGTCGCCGACGCCGAGCTCATCGTCTACGGCGCCACCGATCCCGCCGCACGCCTCACCATCGGCGGCGAGGACGTCCCCCTCTCACCCGACGGCACCTTCCGCATCCAGGTCCCCTTCCGCGACGGACAGCAGCTCTATCCCATCGAGGCCATCGCCGCCGATGGCGAGCAGCGACGCAACATCACCCTCGAGTTCCGCCGCACCACACCCGAGGACAACAGCAATCCGGCCAGCCAGGCCGTCGCCGAGTGGTTCTGA
- a CDS encoding ferredoxin-thioredoxin reductase catalytic domain-containing protein, with protein MSDAATGSSVNASSAAPAPQASDSLEVIRKFAETYAQRTGTYFCSDPGVTAVVLEGLARHKDELGGALCPCRHYEDKEAEVAQAFWNCPCVPMRERKECHCMLFLTEDNPFRGEKQTISIEEIQSHVAG; from the coding sequence ATGTCCGACGCCGCCACTGGCTCCAGTGTCAACGCCTCCAGCGCCGCGCCTGCTCCTCAGGCGTCCGACAGCCTGGAGGTGATCCGCAAGTTCGCCGAGACCTACGCCCAGCGCACGGGCACCTATTTCTGCAGTGACCCCGGCGTCACCGCCGTGGTGCTTGAGGGTCTCGCGCGCCACAAGGATGAGCTGGGCGGCGCTCTCTGCCCCTGCCGGCACTACGAGGACAAGGAGGCTGAGGTGGCCCAGGCCTTCTGGAACTGCCCTTGTGTGCCGATGCGGGAGCGCAAGGAGTGCCACTGCATGCTCTTCCTGACGGAGGACAACCCCTTCCGTGGCGAGAAGCAGACCATCTCGATCGAAGAAATCCAGTCCCACGTTGCCGGCTGA
- a CDS encoding SufS family cysteine desulfurase gives MTLTPTARSEEASGPVCRDTETLAESAAAQAAGIATGSPADAAGSGVAGVPLAPQEDLAALTRPDFPLLAQTACLGQPLIYLDYAATSQKPAQVLEALQHYYGHDNANVHRGAHQLSARATEQFEAARDSVARFIGAASAREIVYTRNASEAINLVARTWGEASLRPGDEVLLTVMEHHSNLVPWQLLSARTGCVLRHVGLTESGELDLDDLRSKLNERTRLVSLVQVSNTLGCLNPIAEIAALAHDAGALLLVDACQSLPHLAVDVKQLGCDFLVGSSHKFCGPTGMGFLWGREALLEAMPPFLGGGEMIQDVYLEHSSWADLPHKFEAGTPAIGEAIGMGAAISYLEAIGMERIHAYEQRLTRHLFTRLQAIDGLRILGPTPEQQPHRAALAAFHVDGLHANDIAALLDSAGICIRSGHHCTQPLHRHYGLSATARASLAFTSTFEEIDRFAEELQSTIGFLREHS, from the coding sequence ATGACGCTCACCCCCACCGCCCGTTCTGAGGAGGCCTCCGGCCCCGTGTGCAGGGACACCGAGACCCTGGCTGAGTCCGCAGCGGCCCAGGCTGCTGGGATTGCAACCGGATCCCCGGCAGATGCCGCCGGCTCCGGAGTGGCTGGGGTCCCGCTGGCCCCCCAGGAGGATCTGGCGGCCCTGACCCGGCCTGATTTCCCGCTCCTGGCCCAGACCGCCTGCCTTGGCCAGCCGCTCATCTATCTCGACTACGCCGCCACCAGCCAGAAGCCCGCCCAGGTGCTGGAGGCCCTGCAGCATTACTACGGACACGACAACGCCAATGTGCACCGCGGTGCTCACCAGCTGAGTGCCCGTGCCACCGAGCAGTTCGAGGCGGCCCGCGACAGCGTCGCCCGCTTCATCGGTGCCGCCAGTGCCCGGGAGATCGTCTACACCCGCAACGCCAGCGAGGCGATCAACCTGGTGGCGCGCACCTGGGGTGAGGCCAGTCTGCGCCCCGGTGATGAGGTGTTGCTGACGGTGATGGAGCACCACAGCAACCTGGTGCCCTGGCAGCTGCTGTCGGCTCGCACCGGCTGCGTGCTGCGCCATGTGGGCCTGACCGAGAGCGGTGAGCTGGATCTCGACGATCTGCGATCCAAGCTCAATGAGCGCACCCGCCTGGTGAGCCTGGTGCAGGTGAGCAACACCCTCGGCTGCCTCAACCCGATCGCCGAGATCGCCGCCCTCGCCCACGACGCCGGCGCCCTGCTGCTGGTGGATGCCTGTCAGAGCCTGCCGCACCTTGCGGTGGACGTGAAACAGCTCGGCTGCGATTTCCTGGTGGGCTCCTCCCACAAGTTCTGCGGACCCACCGGCATGGGCTTTCTGTGGGGCCGCGAGGCGCTGCTGGAGGCGATGCCGCCGTTCCTTGGTGGTGGCGAGATGATCCAGGATGTGTATCTGGAACACAGCAGCTGGGCGGATCTGCCCCACAAGTTCGAGGCGGGCACGCCGGCGATCGGTGAGGCGATCGGCATGGGTGCCGCCATCTCCTACCTCGAGGCGATCGGCATGGAGCGCATTCATGCCTACGAGCAGCGGCTGACCCGGCACCTGTTCACGCGGCTCCAGGCGATCGACGGGCTGCGGATTCTGGGGCCCACGCCCGAGCAGCAGCCGCACCGGGCCGCCCTGGCGGCCTTCCATGTCGACGGCCTGCATGCCAATGACATCGCCGCCCTGCTCGATTCGGCCGGCATCTGCATCCGCAGTGGCCACCACTGCACCCAGCCGCTGCATCGCCACTACGGCCTGAGCGCCACGGCTCGAGCCAGCCTGGCCTTCACCAGCACCTTTGAGGAGATCGATCGCTTCGCCGAGGAGCTGCAGAGCACGATCGGCTTTCTGCGCGAGCACAGCTGA
- a CDS encoding L,D-transpeptidase, with product MPITSLLATSPFAGGLLLAALEMVASLVVDLSQQQLRAYDAAGRLIYRAPVSTGLPATPTPIGQFQVVGRYAETTLTGADYRVPGVRDVLCLGGGGLRRDAICLHPAPWQEEARQCFGVRRSHGCVRLSSATARWLFERTTVGTPVTIQE from the coding sequence ATGCCGATCACCTCTCTGCTGGCCACCAGCCCGTTCGCCGGGGGTCTGCTGCTCGCGGCTCTCGAGATGGTGGCCAGCCTGGTGGTCGATCTGTCGCAGCAGCAGCTGCGCGCCTATGACGCCGCCGGTCGGCTGATCTACCGGGCACCCGTCTCCACTGGACTTCCCGCCACCCCCACCCCGATCGGACAGTTCCAGGTGGTCGGTCGTTATGCCGAAACGACCCTCACCGGCGCCGATTACCGGGTGCCGGGCGTGCGCGATGTGCTCTGCCTGGGCGGCGGCGGCCTCAGGCGGGATGCCATCTGCCTGCATCCGGCCCCCTGGCAGGAAGAGGCCCGCCAGTGTTTCGGGGTACGGCGCAGCCACGGTTGCGTGCGGCTGAGCAGCGCCACGGCCCGCTGGCTGTTCGAGCGCACCACCGTCGGCACGCCGGTGACGATTCAGGAGTGA
- the sufC gene encoding Fe-S cluster assembly ATPase SufC, producing the protein MIRPDAPVLLEIRDLHARVEDQPILHGVNLTLRAGEIHAVMGRNGSGKSTLSKVLAGHPAYSVTSGSVLFQGENLLELDPEQRARIGLFLGFQYPIEIPGVSNLEFLRVATNARRAQKGDDELDTFAFEDLVRERLAVVQMDPAFLERSVNEGFSGGEKKRNEILQMALLEPLVAILDETDSGLDIDALRIVAGGVNHLASPDNATLLITHYQRLLDVITPDYVHVMAKGRILRTGGKELALELEERGYDWVDQELAALEVA; encoded by the coding sequence GTGATTCGCCCCGACGCTCCGGTCCTGCTCGAGATCCGTGATCTGCACGCCCGCGTGGAGGATCAGCCGATCCTCCATGGCGTCAATCTGACCCTTCGTGCCGGGGAGATTCATGCCGTGATGGGCCGCAACGGCAGCGGCAAGAGCACCCTCTCCAAGGTGCTGGCCGGCCACCCCGCCTACAGCGTCACCTCCGGTTCGGTGCTGTTCCAGGGAGAGAATCTGCTGGAGCTCGATCCCGAGCAGCGGGCACGCATCGGCCTGTTCCTGGGCTTCCAGTACCCGATCGAGATTCCCGGCGTCAGCAACCTCGAGTTCCTGCGGGTGGCCACCAACGCCCGCCGCGCCCAGAAGGGTGACGACGAGCTCGATACCTTCGCCTTCGAGGATCTGGTGCGCGAACGGCTGGCGGTGGTGCAGATGGATCCTGCCTTCCTGGAGCGCTCCGTGAATGAAGGCTTCTCCGGCGGCGAGAAGAAGCGCAACGAGATCCTGCAGATGGCCCTGCTGGAGCCGCTGGTAGCGATCCTCGATGAAACCGATTCCGGCCTCGACATCGATGCCCTGCGCATCGTCGCCGGTGGCGTCAACCACCTCGCCAGCCCCGACAACGCCACGTTGCTGATCACCCATTACCAGCGACTGCTGGATGTGATCACGCCCGATTACGTGCATGTGATGGCCAAGGGCCGCATCCTGCGCACCGGTGGCAAGGAGCTGGCTCTGGAGCTCGAAGAGCGCGGCTACGACTGGGTGGATCAGGAGCTCGCCGCCCTGGAGGTGGCCTGA
- a CDS encoding GNAT family N-acetyltransferase, whose translation MGELTELFRTSFAASEGEAEGEAIARLVSRLSRAIDAERLFCFGAEEDDALVAAIFFSELVFAADVRVFMLAPVAVLRPFQRRGIGKDLIRFGLGVMQQRGVEIAVTYGDPAFYGKVGFLPLAESSLRAPMPLSMPQGWLGQSLTGEAIPTLIDRPSCVAAFEDPHFW comes from the coding sequence GTGGGCGAGCTGACAGAGCTCTTCCGTACCAGCTTTGCCGCCTCCGAAGGTGAGGCTGAGGGTGAGGCGATCGCCAGGCTTGTCTCCAGGTTGTCCAGGGCGATCGATGCGGAGCGTCTGTTCTGCTTCGGTGCTGAGGAGGATGATGCCCTTGTGGCCGCGATCTTCTTTTCCGAACTTGTCTTCGCCGCCGATGTGCGCGTGTTCATGCTCGCTCCCGTCGCGGTGCTGCGGCCCTTCCAGCGGCGTGGAATCGGGAAGGATCTGATCCGTTTCGGCCTGGGTGTCATGCAGCAGCGCGGTGTGGAGATTGCGGTCACCTATGGAGATCCGGCCTTCTATGGCAAGGTCGGCTTTCTGCCGCTGGCGGAGTCCAGCCTGAGGGCGCCGATGCCGCTCTCCATGCCCCAGGGCTGGCTCGGACAGTCGCTCACAGGCGAGGCGATCCCCACCCTGATCGACCGTCCATCCTGTGTTGCTGCGTTCGAAGACCCCCACTTTTGGTGA
- the sufR gene encoding iron-sulfur cluster biosynthesis transcriptional regulator SufR, with product MVAAVPAGNDTPTPQPSGSGGTTSQATTREAALTLLLREGEATAADLAHRLGVSVQVMRRHLRSLEEDGLVEACSSHDGPGRPSNRWHLTAQGHERFPDGSEHFALGLLQSISSSLPPETLRALLNDQARSKATLYRQRIGEGTLHERLERLVELRRQEGYVAELRADAELPSSAAPHQGGWILSEFHCSVMRIAEEFPMVCDQELQLIRHTFPDCQVERVHWRLEDDHFCGFRLSPGHVSA from the coding sequence ATGGTGGCGGCAGTCCCCGCCGGGAACGACACTCCCACTCCGCAACCTTCCGGCTCAGGCGGAACAACGAGCCAGGCAACCACCCGCGAGGCAGCCCTCACTCTTCTCCTGCGCGAAGGTGAAGCCACCGCCGCCGACCTGGCCCATCGCCTGGGCGTCTCGGTGCAGGTGATGCGACGTCACCTACGCAGTCTCGAAGAGGACGGGCTCGTGGAAGCCTGCTCCTCCCACGACGGCCCCGGCCGCCCCAGCAACCGCTGGCACCTCACCGCCCAGGGGCATGAACGCTTCCCCGACGGTAGTGAGCATTTCGCCCTTGGATTGCTGCAGTCGATCTCCAGCAGCCTTCCCCCCGAGACACTGCGAGCCCTCCTGAATGATCAGGCCCGTTCCAAGGCGACGCTCTATCGCCAGCGGATCGGGGAGGGCACCCTGCACGAACGCCTCGAGCGGCTTGTCGAACTCCGACGTCAGGAGGGATACGTGGCAGAACTGCGGGCCGATGCCGAGCTGCCGAGCAGCGCCGCACCCCACCAGGGGGGCTGGATTCTCAGCGAATTCCACTGTTCGGTGATGCGCATCGCCGAGGAGTTCCCGATGGTCTGCGACCAGGAGCTCCAGCTGATCCGCCACACCTTCCCCGACTGCCAGGTGGAGCGGGTGCACTGGCGGCTGGAGGACGACCATTTCTGCGGCTTCCGCCTCTCCCCGGGCCACGTCAGCGCCTGA
- a CDS encoding peptidoglycan recognition family protein, producing MPLVLAPLLLLSACGPRPPQAPFPVQTLADAGLRPLSAEALQACATRLGLPAELPRPADRTNYGERQRLDAFGREVPHTPQLIVLHETVISAPDTVRLFATPHPRDDDQASYHLLVDRLGNRLRIVPDAGRAFGAGMAAFGDFTVRIRPQSVGSLNNVALHLSLETPPDGRGDDDAHSGYTEAQYKAAAAQVLLWQAAHGIPMTRVTTHQAVDRSRSRRDPRSFRWDRFEAAWRQAVQACGLPAQAYDRGRATI from the coding sequence TTGCCCCTCGTCCTGGCGCCGTTGCTGCTGCTCAGCGCATGCGGGCCCAGGCCGCCGCAGGCGCCCTTCCCGGTTCAGACCCTCGCCGATGCCGGACTCAGGCCCCTGAGCGCCGAGGCCCTGCAGGCCTGTGCCACACGACTGGGACTGCCGGCGGAGCTGCCCCGCCCGGCCGACCGCACCAACTACGGCGAACGGCAGCGCCTCGATGCCTTCGGCAGGGAGGTGCCGCATACGCCCCAGCTGATCGTGCTGCATGAAACCGTGATCTCAGCGCCGGACACCGTCAGGCTGTTCGCCACACCCCACCCCAGGGATGACGATCAGGCCAGCTATCACCTGTTGGTCGATCGCCTTGGGAACCGGCTGCGGATCGTGCCCGATGCCGGCCGGGCGTTCGGGGCGGGCATGGCGGCGTTCGGCGATTTCACGGTGCGCATCCGGCCGCAATCGGTGGGTTCGCTGAACAATGTGGCCCTGCATCTCAGCCTGGAGACGCCGCCCGATGGCCGCGGCGACGACGATGCCCATTCGGGCTACACCGAAGCCCAGTACAAGGCGGCTGCGGCGCAGGTGCTGCTCTGGCAGGCGGCCCACGGCATCCCGATGACCCGTGTGACCACCCACCAGGCAGTGGACCGCAGCCGCTCGCGCCGCGATCCGCGCAGCTTCCGCTGGGACCGCTTCGAGGCGGCCTGGCGTCAGGCGGTGCAGGCCTGCGGGCTGCCTGCGCAGGCTTACGATCGCGGCCGGGCGACGATCTGA
- the sufB gene encoding Fe-S cluster assembly protein SufB: MSSPAASVGDLVSQPYKYGFVTDIETEKIAKGLSEDVVRLISSKKQEPAFLLDFRLRAYRQWLQMQEPDWAALGYPAIDYQEIIYYAAPKQQAKKASLDEVDPKLLETFDKLGIPLSEQKRLSNVAVDAVFDSVSIATTYKEKLAEHGVVFCSISEAVKEHPELIEKYLGTVVPSNDNYFAALNSAVFSDGSFVFIPKGVECPMELSTYFRINSGDTGQFERTLIVAEEGASVSYLEGCTAPMFDTNQLHAAVVELVALDDASIKYSTVQNWYAGDENGVGGIYNFVTKRGQCRGARSRISWTQVETGSAITWKYPSCVLQGEDSVGEFYSVALTNNRQQADTGTKMIHVGPRSRSTIVSKGISAGQSSNSYRGLVQIGPKAVGARNYSQCDSMLIGDRAAANTYPYIRSQQPSANVEHEASTCRISADQLFYLQSRGIGFEEAVSMMVSGFCRDVFNQLPMEFAAEADKLLALKLEGSVG, translated from the coding sequence ATGAGTTCTCCCGCAGCCAGCGTCGGCGATCTGGTCAGCCAGCCGTACAAGTACGGGTTTGTCACCGACATCGAAACCGAGAAGATCGCCAAGGGTCTCAGCGAGGATGTCGTCCGGCTGATCTCCAGCAAGAAGCAGGAGCCTGCCTTCCTGCTGGACTTCCGACTGCGCGCCTACCGCCAGTGGCTGCAGATGCAGGAGCCTGACTGGGCGGCGCTGGGCTATCCGGCGATCGATTACCAGGAGATCATTTATTACGCCGCCCCCAAGCAACAGGCCAAGAAGGCCAGTCTCGATGAGGTGGACCCCAAGCTGCTGGAGACCTTCGACAAGCTCGGGATTCCGCTGAGCGAGCAGAAGCGTCTCTCCAATGTGGCCGTCGATGCGGTGTTCGACAGCGTTTCGATTGCCACCACCTACAAGGAGAAGCTGGCTGAGCATGGCGTTGTCTTCTGCTCGATCAGCGAGGCGGTGAAAGAGCATCCCGAGCTGATCGAGAAATATCTGGGCACCGTCGTTCCCAGCAATGATAACTATTTTGCTGCCCTCAACTCAGCGGTGTTCAGCGATGGCTCCTTCGTCTTCATACCCAAAGGGGTGGAGTGCCCGATGGAGCTGTCCACCTACTTCCGCATCAATTCAGGCGACACCGGTCAGTTCGAGCGCACGCTGATCGTCGCTGAGGAAGGCGCGTCGGTCAGTTATCTCGAGGGCTGCACGGCGCCGATGTTCGACACCAACCAGCTGCACGCGGCGGTGGTGGAACTGGTGGCGCTCGACGACGCCTCGATCAAGTATTCCACCGTGCAGAACTGGTACGCCGGTGATGAGAATGGTGTCGGTGGCATCTACAACTTCGTCACCAAGCGTGGTCAATGTCGTGGTGCCCGTAGCCGGATCAGCTGGACCCAGGTGGAAACCGGCTCGGCGATCACCTGGAAATATCCCAGTTGTGTGCTCCAGGGCGAGGACTCCGTGGGAGAGTTCTATTCGGTGGCGCTCACCAACAACCGCCAGCAGGCCGACACCGGCACCAAGATGATTCATGTCGGCCCGCGCAGCCGCTCGACGATCGTCAGCAAGGGCATCAGCGCCGGTCAATCGAGCAACAGCTATCGCGGTCTGGTGCAGATCGGCCCCAAGGCTGTGGGGGCCCGCAACTACAGCCAGTGCGATTCGATGCTGATCGGTGATCGCGCCGCCGCCAACACCTACCCCTACATCCGCTCGCAGCAGCCCAGCGCGAACGTTGAGCACGAGGCCAGCACCTGCCGCATCTCCGCCGATCAGCTGTTCTATCTGCAGAGCCGCGGCATCGGCTTCGAAGAGGCGGTGTCGATGATGGTGAGCGGCTTCTGCCGCGATGTGTTCAACCAGCTGCCGATGGAATTCGCCGCAGAGGCCGACAAGCTGCTGGCCCTCAAGCTGGAAGGGTCGGTGGGCTGA
- the sufD gene encoding Fe-S cluster assembly protein SufD → MVAASLSRPAAAPAWSQALLQALPAPAGVLAPVQQRGRDALAALPLPSRRDEAWRFTPLEVLTALDPSLLTLGAEPPVSLPAAASGTVRLVLDGRGDPLAGVTLPEGLSPLSEAELQQRLGQTLEANGCREAWPVLLNKAAAGQLLALRVQGPVQPVLELVCDAGGEACLLPVRILLVLEAGASLAVLQVHRSRGANLSSVVVEAQLGEGARLQHGLLAHGHSEAALLAHLAVCQEPGSELSLSSATAGWGLLRFEPRVQQAGGQAQTTLRALQLVSGHQLADTHSQVAFEGPEGRLDQLHKVVAGDAGRSVFNGAVRVPRAAQRTDASQLSRSLLLSERARVDTKPELEIVADDVRCAHGATVSQLQQDELFYLQSRGIGADRAAALLLRGYCEEILRSLPSAAAAWQPLPTLLGETTD, encoded by the coding sequence ATGGTGGCCGCATCCCTCTCCCGACCCGCCGCGGCGCCGGCCTGGAGCCAGGCTCTGCTGCAGGCCCTGCCTGCTCCTGCCGGTGTTCTGGCCCCGGTGCAGCAGCGTGGCCGTGATGCCCTGGCGGCCCTGCCCCTGCCCTCCAGGCGCGATGAGGCCTGGCGGTTCACGCCGCTGGAGGTGCTCACGGCCCTGGATCCATCCCTGCTCACCCTCGGCGCCGAGCCTCCGGTCTCGCTGCCGGCGGCGGCCAGTGGCACGGTTCGACTCGTGCTGGACGGCCGCGGCGATCCGCTCGCCGGCGTGACCCTGCCCGAGGGCCTCTCCCCGCTGAGTGAGGCGGAGCTGCAGCAGCGGCTCGGCCAGACCCTCGAGGCCAACGGCTGCCGTGAGGCCTGGCCGGTGCTGCTCAACAAGGCCGCCGCCGGTCAGCTGCTCGCCCTGCGGGTGCAGGGACCGGTGCAACCGGTTCTCGAACTCGTGTGTGACGCAGGCGGTGAAGCCTGCCTTCTCCCCGTGCGCATCCTGCTGGTGCTGGAGGCGGGTGCCAGCCTTGCGGTGTTGCAGGTGCACCGCAGCCGGGGGGCCAACCTCAGCAGCGTTGTTGTTGAAGCCCAGCTTGGCGAGGGCGCCAGGCTGCAGCACGGCCTGCTCGCCCACGGCCACAGCGAAGCTGCGCTGCTGGCGCACCTGGCCGTATGCCAGGAGCCTGGCAGTGAGCTCAGTCTCAGCTCGGCGACGGCCGGCTGGGGCCTGCTGCGTTTCGAGCCGCGGGTGCAGCAGGCCGGCGGCCAGGCCCAGACCACCCTGCGCGCCCTGCAGCTGGTGAGCGGCCATCAGCTGGCCGACACCCACAGCCAGGTGGCGTTTGAGGGACCCGAGGGGCGTCTCGATCAGCTGCACAAGGTGGTGGCCGGCGATGCCGGTCGCAGCGTGTTCAACGGCGCGGTGCGGGTTCCCCGGGCCGCCCAGCGCACCGATGCCTCCCAGCTGAGCCGCAGCCTGCTGCTCAGCGAGCGCGCCCGGGTCGATACCAAACCCGAGCTGGAGATCGTGGCCGACGACGTGCGTTGTGCCCACGGCGCCACCGTCAGCCAGCTGCAGCAGGATGAGCTCTTCTACCTGCAGAGCCGCGGTATCGGCGCCGATCGGGCCGCTGCCCTGCTCCTGCGCGGCTATTGCGAGGAGATCCTGCGCAGCCTGCCTTCCGCTGCTGCCGCCTGGCAGCCCCTGCCCACCCTGCTGGGGGAGACCACCGACTGA
- a CDS encoding phycobilisome rod-core linker polypeptide, which produces MALPLLKYAPTSQNSRVDALRVGSDEDPRAASMDKAMDREDQNFVIESAYRQIFFHAFKVDRDRTLESQLRDGQITVRDFIRSLCLSDTFTRSFYNLNNNYKVARHLVEKLLGRPTHGKSEEIAWSAVLMTRGVRGMVDDILDSQEYLDAFGYDTVPYHRNRVVGSREVGETPFNLTSPRYDEYYRGIFGFPQIVYTGTAKAFPQRAQQRRGGFPEDYLPWVRTLPALRGVGSAQGNTGMDYLSKVPYRSISR; this is translated from the coding sequence GTGGCTCTTCCCCTCCTCAAGTACGCCCCCACCTCCCAGAACTCCCGGGTCGATGCCCTCCGGGTGGGCTCCGACGAGGATCCCCGCGCCGCGTCCATGGACAAGGCCATGGATCGCGAAGATCAGAACTTCGTGATTGAGAGCGCCTACCGCCAGATCTTCTTCCACGCCTTCAAGGTCGACCGCGACCGCACCCTGGAGAGCCAGCTGCGCGACGGTCAGATCACCGTGCGTGACTTCATCCGCTCGCTCTGCCTGTCGGACACCTTCACCCGCAGCTTCTACAACCTCAACAACAACTACAAGGTGGCCCGCCACCTCGTGGAGAAGCTTCTGGGTCGTCCCACCCACGGCAAGTCCGAGGAGATCGCCTGGTCCGCCGTGCTGATGACCCGCGGCGTCCGCGGCATGGTCGACGACATCCTTGACTCCCAGGAGTATCTCGACGCCTTCGGCTACGACACCGTCCCGTACCACCGCAATCGTGTGGTCGGCTCCCGCGAGGTCGGCGAAACTCCCTTCAACCTCACCTCCCCCCGCTACGACGAGTACTACCGGGGCATCTTCGGCTTCCCGCAGATCGTCTACACCGGTACTGCCAAGGCCTTCCCGCAGCGTGCCCAGCAACGTCGCGGTGGCTTCCCCGAGGACTACCTCCCCTGGGTTCGCACCCTGCCCGCCCTGCGTGGCGTCGGCAGTGCCCAAGGCAACACCGGCATGGACTACCTCTCCAAGGTCCCCTACCGCAGCATCAGCCGCTGA
- a CDS encoding phycobiliprotein lyase gives MSGSIPDALHFFRLSCGRWRSQRSSHHLLHRRAEAGGSWIEVVELKPDDPRLQAIATLHGQDPGALVGGCRVTWSGSMAWDKAGEAHEGESVFGLIPLDDRGRAGLLLRDRGYAETAPVAGRFAMDERDGLLLTTEYETMQSLERFSFAGPDVRLRTSTVQGLSNTASFCVETRITAMEAGEPGAAVTTTGKDAPLTALGW, from the coding sequence GTGAGCGGATCCATCCCCGACGCCCTCCACTTCTTCCGCCTCAGCTGCGGCCGCTGGCGCTCCCAGCGCAGCAGCCATCATCTGCTGCACCGCCGCGCCGAAGCGGGCGGCTCCTGGATCGAGGTGGTGGAGCTGAAGCCGGACGACCCGCGGCTGCAGGCGATCGCCACGCTGCATGGCCAGGACCCAGGCGCCCTCGTGGGCGGCTGCCGCGTCACCTGGAGCGGCTCGATGGCCTGGGACAAGGCCGGCGAGGCCCATGAAGGCGAGAGCGTCTTCGGGCTGATCCCCCTGGACGACCGCGGCCGCGCCGGCCTGCTGCTGCGCGACCGCGGCTACGCCGAGACGGCGCCTGTGGCCGGCCGCTTCGCCATGGACGAGCGCGACGGGCTGCTGCTGACCACCGAATACGAGACGATGCAGTCCCTGGAGCGCTTCAGCTTCGCCGGGCCCGACGTGCGCCTGCGGACCAGCACCGTGCAGGGACTCTCCAACACCGCCTCCTTCTGCGTCGAGACCCGCATCACCGCCATGGAGGCCGGCGAGCCCGGCGCCGCGGTGACGACCACCGGCAAGGACGCACCCCTGACAGCCCTGGGCTGGTGA